A genomic stretch from Verrucomicrobiia bacterium includes:
- a CDS encoding biopolymer transporter ExbD produces the protein MKFRRNLSDTEELSEINISPLIDMVFILLIFFIVTTVFVEETGVDVDKPQAASAQQLEKNSILIAITSKNQIVYGGREIGIAGVRPLVSRLTTRDDMPVIIQADVASQAGMLVRVIDECKLGGAKNVSLASAKGKS, from the coding sequence ATGAAGTTCCGCCGTAATCTTTCTGATACCGAAGAGCTGTCTGAGATCAACATCTCGCCGCTTATCGACATGGTGTTCATCCTGCTCATCTTCTTCATCGTGACCACCGTTTTCGTCGAGGAGACCGGTGTGGATGTGGACAAGCCGCAGGCCGCCTCGGCCCAGCAACTGGAGAAGAACAGCATCCTCATCGCCATCACTTCCAAGAACCAGATTGTCTATGGTGGGCGGGAGATCGGCATCGCCGGAGTCCGGCCCTTGGTCAGCCGTCTCACCACGCGGGATGACATGCCGGTGATCATCCAGGCAGATGTGGCGTCCCAGGCTGGCATGCTGGTGCGCGTGATCGATGAGTGCAAACTGGGCGGAGCCAAGAATGTCAGCCTTGCCTCGGCCAAGGGCAAGTCCTGA
- a CDS encoding TonB family protein: MRKVFTPPPVSGGRFWPVAGAVGLSFLLFLLLPFTTMISGAKVDKVDLTKIGSLDAPPPENQPPPEPPPPPEKKDEPPPPELAPAEAQPMTIDQLTADVAVGGGGFLSGMIMTPGGDNPQDTMKEMIFSMEDLDQKPVPVAQISPQHPRDLLKAKVEGQVILLFVVDEQGRVEDPRVENSSRPEFEKPALDAVRKWKFKPGTKEGAPVKTYIRQPIRFSIATS; the protein is encoded by the coding sequence ATGCGCAAGGTTTTCACACCACCTCCTGTTTCTGGCGGACGTTTTTGGCCTGTGGCCGGAGCGGTGGGCCTGTCCTTTCTGCTGTTTCTCCTGCTGCCGTTCACCACGATGATCTCGGGAGCGAAGGTGGACAAAGTGGATCTGACAAAAATCGGTTCGCTGGATGCGCCTCCGCCGGAGAACCAACCGCCGCCTGAACCTCCTCCCCCGCCGGAAAAAAAGGACGAACCGCCTCCTCCGGAGCTGGCCCCTGCGGAGGCACAGCCCATGACGATTGACCAGCTCACGGCAGATGTGGCCGTGGGGGGTGGTGGATTTCTTTCGGGTATGATCATGACTCCTGGTGGAGACAACCCGCAGGATACCATGAAGGAGATGATCTTCAGCATGGAAGACCTGGATCAGAAGCCCGTACCGGTGGCGCAGATATCGCCACAGCATCCGCGTGACCTTCTGAAAGCCAAGGTGGAAGGGCAGGTGATTTTGCTGTTCGTGGTGGATGAGCAGGGCCGGGTGGAAGATCCCCGCGTGGAAAACTCTTCCCGCCCTGAATTCGAGAAGCCTGCGCTCGATGCCGTGCGCAAGTGGAAGTTCAAACCCGGCACCAAGGAAGGTGCGCCGGTGAAAACCTATATCCGTCAACCGATCCGCTTCTCCATCGCGACATCCTGA
- a CDS encoding tetratricopeptide repeat protein, whose product MKRNEMIRLFALLLVVSVTTVTQAAAKNKDKAPVTAAETAATIPAMKFQAQPVDPNNPLAGAFQDPLFVKSFLGGYGVKADVEPKFDQTKTNEVNFYRELSQVMAQDISKAAYMISTNLTEEANPIFDYTLGTILLQNGENTNAITHLEKAIEKFPSFLRAWKNLGMANVRAGQFDEAIKPFTKAVELGGVDGQIYGLLGYCYMNGERYLPAEAAYRNAMIFMPEHKDWKMGLIKSLLGQSKFAEANRMVAEMLLKTPDDVSLWTLQASIFTQQEDYASAAVNYEILRKFGKIDFRQLMVLGDIYMSQDAKDLALEVYLQGVDREEPGKAERTVRAATILAGRGAFDEADLLVKKVRAIHGDKLSAEDDLKLLKVTSKTAFAKGDADQAVKVLEKVIEKNPLDGEALLMVGDHHLKNQEFEKAEFRFDLAGRIQGFEADAFVKKAQVKVKQQRYTQAVDELRKAQKLKPRDSVQRYLEAVERMLRQSSGA is encoded by the coding sequence ATGAAACGGAATGAAATGATACGCCTGTTCGCCCTGCTGCTGGTTGTCTCTGTGACGACCGTGACGCAGGCGGCCGCCAAGAACAAAGACAAAGCGCCGGTAACGGCGGCTGAGACCGCTGCCACCATCCCGGCCATGAAGTTTCAGGCCCAGCCCGTGGACCCGAACAACCCGCTGGCCGGCGCGTTCCAGGACCCGCTGTTCGTCAAGAGCTTCCTGGGCGGCTACGGCGTGAAGGCGGATGTGGAGCCGAAGTTCGACCAGACGAAGACCAACGAGGTGAACTTCTACCGCGAGCTTTCGCAGGTGATGGCGCAGGACATCAGCAAGGCTGCCTACATGATCTCCACCAATCTCACGGAGGAAGCGAATCCCATTTTCGACTACACGCTGGGAACGATCCTGCTGCAGAACGGCGAGAACACGAACGCGATCACCCATCTTGAAAAGGCGATCGAAAAATTCCCCTCGTTCCTGCGGGCCTGGAAGAATCTCGGCATGGCCAATGTGCGTGCCGGCCAGTTTGATGAGGCTATCAAGCCGTTCACCAAGGCCGTGGAACTGGGCGGTGTGGACGGGCAGATCTACGGATTGTTGGGTTACTGTTACATGAATGGCGAGCGCTATCTCCCGGCAGAAGCGGCTTATCGCAACGCGATGATCTTCATGCCGGAGCACAAGGACTGGAAGATGGGACTCATCAAGAGCCTCTTGGGCCAGAGCAAGTTTGCCGAGGCCAACCGCATGGTGGCAGAGATGCTGCTCAAGACTCCCGATGACGTGAGCTTGTGGACGCTACAGGCGAGCATCTTCACGCAGCAGGAAGACTATGCCAGCGCGGCGGTGAATTACGAGATCCTGCGGAAGTTCGGGAAGATCGACTTCCGCCAGCTCATGGTTCTGGGGGACATCTATATGAGCCAGGATGCGAAAGACCTGGCACTCGAAGTATATCTCCAAGGCGTTGACCGGGAAGAGCCGGGCAAGGCGGAGCGCACCGTGCGTGCGGCGACGATCCTCGCGGGGCGCGGCGCCTTTGACGAGGCCGACCTGCTGGTGAAAAAGGTGCGGGCGATCCATGGCGACAAACTTTCCGCCGAGGACGATCTCAAACTGCTCAAGGTGACTTCCAAGACGGCGTTTGCAAAAGGTGATGCTGACCAGGCGGTGAAGGTGCTCGAGAAAGTCATCGAGAAGAACCCGCTGGATGGCGAGGCGTTGCTGATGGTGGGAGATCATCACCTGAAAAATCAGGAGTTTGAAAAGGCCGAGTTCCGATTTGACCTTGCCGGCCGGATACAGGGTTTCGAGGCGGACGCTTTTGTGAAGAAGGCCCAGGTGAAAGTGAAACAGCAGAGATATACCCAGGCGGTGGATGAACTGCGCAAAGCCCAGAAGCTCAAGCCGCGCGACAGTGTGCAACGCTATCTGGAAGCCGTGGAACGCATGCTTCGCCAGTCCAGCGGGGCCTGA